A window of Mytilus edulis chromosome 10, xbMytEdul2.2, whole genome shotgun sequence contains these coding sequences:
- the LOC139490667 gene encoding uncharacterized protein isoform X1: MFCNIRLIFSGILITNLHLQVSSATTADYSDPCTDYDIIESHYNRTVNYTLQSDDEDFCETEYILAGWYRYQDLQNIPTKPPAPGQCGSSSPIWLNGSYPKTYWEYRTLKACRVGITSNCEDSWDVTVVNCMSYNVAYLVPTPGCGRYCMESDKEYKMSTEQDWNDPCYSYSIIPNDYDRAVDYILMDGETEYCDNITLGWYGYMGYENVPTKPPKPGQCGSSSPIWFEGTYPWYEGMTSTMNACTVGLSSNCSTSWNVTVKNCGYYNVAKLPPLHMCAKYCMESMNSSGWNFNSSQWYSGMHTSPSYWNDPCYSYSIISNDYDRAVDYILMDGETEYCDNITLGGWYGYMGYENVPTKPPKLGQCGSSSPIWFEGTYPWYKGMTSTMNACTVGLSSNCSTSWNVTVKNCGYYNVAKLPPLHMCAKYCMESKNSSGWNSNSSQWYSGMHTSPSFNNSYNGPSSPSYWNDPCYSYSIISNDYDRAVDYILMDGETEYCDNITFGWYGYMGYENVPTKPPKPGQCGSSSPIWFEGTYPWYNGMISTMKACTVGLSSNCSTSWNVTVKNCGYYNVAKLPPLYMCAKYCMESKNISGWNSNTSQWYSGMHTTPPFNNSGWNSNSSQWYSGMHTSPSFNNSGWNSNSSQWYSGMHTSPSFNNSGWNSNSSQWYSGMHTTPSYWNDPCYSYSIISNDYDRAVDYILMDGETEYCDNITFGWYGYMGYENVPTKPPKPGQCGSSSPIWFEGTYPLYNGMISTMKACTVGLSSNCSTSWNVTVKNCGYYNVAKLPPLYMCAKYCMESKNISGWNSNTSQWYSGMHTTPPFNNSGWNSNSSQWYSGMHTSPSFNNSGWNSNSSQWYSGMHTSPSFNNSGWNSNSSQWYSGMHTTPSYWNDPCYSYSIIPNDYDRAVDYTLMDGETEYCDNITFGWYGYMGYENVPTKPPKPGQCGSSSPIWFEGTYPWYNGMISTMNACTVGLSSNCSTSWNVTVKNCGFYNVAKLPPLYMCAKYCMESKNSSGWNSNTSQWYSGMHTTPPFNNSGWNSNSSQWYSGMHTSPSFNNSGWNSNSSQWYSGMHTSPSFNNSGWNSNSSQWYTGMHTTPPFNNSYSGPSSPSYWDDPCYSYSVIPNDYDRAVDYTLKSGEIEICDNVTLGWYGYLGHENVPTHPPKPGQCGSSSPIWFEGTYPWYDGMTSTMNACTVGLSSNCSTSWNVTVKNCGFYNVAKLPSLHMCAKYCMDTRNNSNMYPSTTQGHNSNWMNTTSSSFNGSCDSMYVNMVESTDDRTINSTLEDSSMESCDNITEGWYQYEGFEKIPTQSPLPGQCSSSSPIWLQGNYPKSFDGEMTIMKACMVGTTSSCIKSWNVTVKYCSGHIVAYLKPLDTCARYCKEGMASGEKGSTTPSFNAGENIDLNSYIGLYVEAEVPSHDTNSEDRQLMFKCKYWEKTDDTSFLEDYSYDVKWMIDDDEVIVKSNIKKADLYTTGRLKSSDWSSRLKKIGFNVKCGGRVHTSDTGASYVESDVFFAGMDVWPKSMSISSGQSAEINVWSTVPVACIGGSSNACDVTIEMVDFNEQFTSGAPVYCNSSVTDLTKPSLCGLVLDGWKTNTEWQKLSVSLPANSAQDQEYQAKLLLRVSSASYDSLWTNYLLPEISISVVNENVTDDYWMWYGSCFTGSDPWFSTFDWQWYGFHDEGEFTLYRHKTKPIEINTIQRRRESHHTWTEHCAIAIRAASDVFIIYGCGNPPKWVVRRLGCSIGNEYLEVYSSWGSYEIVLPTGTRVHVWISGNKMLNVYITLSRADLNETEGLCGTWNGNYDDEFIGRDGNNYQEPTNFARTWSVPDTESLFISKTRTEKMVQSFMYCSCLGQTLGELSSEMDCSWKESQPVCPPLDMNKKSCSVRSKRSTDDEGDEESFDIPADEIAYIERPEVSMDWKNGWNASSAEDACNNNFKQSSILFDACSSLSNVNTTAAITNCIQNIQLSGTDEYMDVSFEVLTTECANEIRTNNTLWKDDDKSVAKLIDDNVCPFDCKYKGKKLGECVKKICNCHTGFAGKDCRVNMTASPDVVKRISDESFCDKSISSCGHISIYGENFYESANLLCRIETANNVNNELVSTGTSFTTTGILEDAGEVKCPLTTGSRRRKKRSTASSTLTFQLVSVTNDGVTYSDSVATASYDSACYTCTTNGSNVVCQLRSDICVVDGSCYSSTSSQCSTDSDATTASLIWLVGVVIGLVIICVIIFLAFKWYKKSKSVGPSNRKGDAELQDGIKFDAYEIYPSPNVPPSYHTVDKQALYDY; encoded by the exons ATGTTTTGTAATATACGGTTAATTTTTAGTGGGATTTTAATTACCAACCTAC ATCTGCAGGTCTCATCAGCTACGACAGCTGATTACAGTGATCCATGTACAGATTATGATATAATAGAAAGTCACTACAACAGAACTGTCAATTACACCTTACAGAGCGATGACGAGGATTTCTGTGAAACTGAATATATACTAGCAGGCTGGTATAGATATCAAGATTTACAAAACATACCGACAAAACCACCAGCACCAGGACAATGTGGTTCTTCTTCTCCGATATGGTTAAATG GATCGTATCCAAAGACATATTGGGAATATCGTACGTTAAAAGCCTGCCGAGTAGGAATTACTTCGAACTGTGAAGACAGCTGGGATGTTACTGTCGTCAATTGTATGTCATACAATGTTGCGTACTTGGTACCAACACCGGGCTGCGGACGATATTGTATGG AATCCGATAAAGAATATAAGATGTCTACAGAACAAGATTGGAATGACCCGTGTTACAGTTATAGTATCATACCAAATGATTACGACAGAGCAGTAGATTACATCTTGATGGACGGCGAAACAGAATACTGTGATAATATAACATTGGGATGGTATGGATACATGGGATATGAGAATGTACCCACAAAACCTCCAAAACCAGGACAGTGTGGATCATCATCTCCTATATGGTTTGAAG GAACATATCCTTGGTACGAAGGGATGACATCTACAATGAATGCATGCACAGTTGGATTATCATCAAATTGCAGCACTAGTTGGAACGTTACTGTCAAGAACTGTGGCTATTACAATGTGGCAAAATTGCCACCCTTGCATATGTGTGCAAAATATTGCATGG AATCAATGAATAGTTCCGGCTGGAATTTTAACTCTTCACAATGGTATTCTGGAATGCATACATCTCCGTCATACTGGAATGACCCGTGTTACAGTTATAGCATCATATCAAATGATTACGACAGAGCAGTAGATTACATCTTGATGGACGGCGAAACAGAATACTGTGATAATATAACATTGGGAGGATGGTATGGATACATGGGATATGAGAATGTACCAACAAAACCTCCAAAACTTGGGCAGTGTGGATCATCATCTCCTATATGGTTTGAAG gaacATATCCTTGGTACAAAGGGATGACATCTACAATGAATGCATGCACAGTTGGATTATCATCAAATTGCAGCACCAGTTGGAACGTTACTGTAAAGAACTGTGGCTACTACAATGTGGccaaattacctcccttacataTGTGTGCAAAATATTGCATGG aATCAAAGAATAGTTCCGGCTGGAATTCTAACTCTTCACAATGGTATTCTGGAATGCATACATCTCCTTCATTCAATAATTCCTACAACGGACCATCTTCCCCTTCATACTGGAATGACCCGTGTTACAGTTATAGCATCATATCAAATGATTACGACAGAGCAGTAGATTACATCTTGATGGACGGCGAAACAGAATACTGTGATAATATAACATTCGGATGGTATGGATACATGGGATATGAGAATGTACCCACAAAACCTCCAAAACCTGGGCAGTGTGGATCATCATCTCCTATATGGTTTGAAG GAACATATCCTTGGTACAACGGGATGATATCTACAATGAAGGCGTGCACAGTTGGATTATCATCAAATTGCAGCACTAGTTGGAACGTTACTGTGAAGAACTGTGGCTATTACAATGTGGCCAAATTACCTCCCTTATATATGTGTGCAAAATATTGCATGG AATCAAAAAATATTTCCGGTTGGAATTCTAACACGTCACAATGGTATTCTGGGATGCATACTACTCCGCCATTCAACAATTCCGGCTGGAATTCCAATTCTTCACAATGGTATTCTGGGATGCATACATCTCCGTCATTCAACAATTCCGGCTGGAATTCTAACTCGTCACAATGGTATTCTGGGATGCATACATCTCCGTCATTCAACAATTCCGGCTGGAATTCTAACTCGTCACAATGGTATTCTGGGATGCATACAACTCCGTCATACTGGAATGACCCGTGTTACAGTTATAGCATCATATCAAATGATTACGACAGAGCAGTAGATTACATCTTGATGGACGGCGAAACAGAATACTGTGATAATATAACATTCGGATGGTATGGATACATGGGATATGAGAATGTACCCACAAAACCTCCAAAACCTGGGCAGTGTGGATCATCATCTCCTATATGGTTTGAAG GAACATATCCTTTGTACAACGGGATGATATCTACAATGAAGGCGTGCACAGTTGGATTATCATCAAATTGCAGCACTAGTTGGAACGTTACTGTGAAGAACTGTGGCTATTACAATGTGGCCAAATTACCTCCCTTATATATGTGTGCAAAATATTGCATGG AATCAAAAAATATTTCCGGTTGGAATTCTAACACGTCACAATGGTATTCTGGGATGCATACTACTCCGCCATTCAATAATTCCGGCTGGAATTCCAATTCTTCACAATGGTATTCTGGAATGCATACATCTCCGTCATTCAACAATTCCGGCTGGAATTCTAACTCGTCACAATGGTATTCTGGGATGCATACATCTCCGTCATTCAACAATTCCGGCTGGAATTCTAACTCGTCACAATGGTATTCTGGGATGCATACAACTCCGTCATACTGGAATGACCCGTGTTACAGTTATAGTATCATACCAAATGATTACGACAGAGCAGTAGATTACACCTTGATGGACGGCGAAACAGAATACTGTGATAATATAACATTCGGATGGTATGGATACATGGGATATGAGAATGTACCCACAAAACCTCCAAAACCTGGGCAGTGTGGATCATCATCTCCTATATGGTTTGAAG GAACATATCCTTGGTACAACGGGATGATATCTACAATGAATGCGTGCACAGTTGGATTATCATCAAATTGCAGCACTAGTTGGAACGTTACTGTGAAGAACTGTGGATTTTACAATGTGGCCAAATTACCTCCCTTATATATGTGTGCAAAATATTGCATGG AATCAAAGAATAGTTCCGGTTGGAATTCTAACACGTCACAATGGTATTCTGGGATGCATACTACTCCGCCATTCAATAATTCCGGCTGGAATTCCAATTCTTCACAATGGTATTCTGGGATGCATACATCTCCGTCATTCAATAATTCCGGCTGGAATTCTAACTCGTCACAATGGTATTCTGGGATGCATACATCTCCGTCATTCAATAATTCCGGCTGGAATTCTAACTCGTCACAATGGTATACTGGAATGCATACAACCCCACCATTCAATAATTCCTACAGCGGACCGTCTTCTCCGTCATATTGGGATGACCCTTGTTACAGTTATAGTGTCATACCAAATGATTATGACAGAGCAGTAGATTATACACTAAAGAGTGGCGAAATAGAAATTTGTGACAATGTTACATTGGGATGGTACGGATACTTGGGACATGAGAATGTACCTACACATCCTCCAAAACCTGGGCAGTGTGGATCATCATCTCCTATATGGTTTGAAG GAACATATCCTTGGTACGACGGGATGACGTCTACAATGAATGCATGCACAGTTGGATTATCATCAAATTGCAGCACCAGTTGGAATGTAACTGTAAAGAACTGTGGCTTTTACAATGTGGCAAAATTACCATCCTTACATATGTGTGCAAAATATTGCATGG aTACAAGGAATAATTCTAACATGTACCCCTCCACCACACAAGGGCATAACTCAAACTGGATGAATACAACTTCCTCTTCATTCAATGGTTCCTGCGATTCAATGTACGTTAATATGGTAGAAAGTACCGATGATAGAACAATCAACAGTACATTAGAAGATAGTAGTATGGAGAGCTGTGATAATATTACAGAAGGATGGTATCAATATGAAGGATTTGAGAAGATACCGACACAATCACCTCTACCTGGCCAATGTAGCTCTTCATCGCCAATATGGCTACAAG GAAATTATCCTAAATCATTTGACGGTGAAATGACAATAATGAAAGCATGTATGGTTGGAACTACCTCAAGTTGTATAAAAAGTTGGAATGTTACAGTTAAATATTGTAGTGGACACATTGTAGCTTATTTGAAACCACTAGATACTTGTGCCAGGTATTGTAAAG agGGCATGGCATCCGGTGAAAAAGGATCAACGACTCCATCTTTTAATG cagGAGAAAACATAGATCTTAATAGTTATATAGGACTCTATGTCGAGGCAGAGGTGCCATCACATGATACTAATTCTGAAGACCGACAGTTGATGTTCAAATGTAAATATTGGGAGAAAACGGATGACACATCTTTTTTGGAAGACTATTCCTATGATGTAAAATGGATGATTGACGACGATGAAGTTATTGTaaaatctaatataaaaaaagcaGATCTCTACACGACAGGGAGATTGAAAAGTAGTGATTGGAGCAGTAGACTAAAGAAGATAGGATTCAAT GTAAAATGTGGTGGTCGGGTACATACATCCGACACTGGTGCTTCTTATGTGGAAAGCGACGTATTCTTCGCTGGAATGGAT GTGTGGCCCAAAAGTATGTCAATATCTAGTGGACAGTCAGCAGAAATTAATGTCTGGTCAACAGTTCCAGTGGCTTGTATTGGTGGAAGTAGCAATGCATGCGATGTTACAATAGAAATGGTTGATTTTAATGAACAATTTACATCCGGGGCTCCAGTTTACTGCAATTCATCAGTTACAGACCTTACAAAACCTTCATTATGTGGGTTGGTGTTAGACGGTTGGAAGACGAATACAGAATGGCAAAAGTTAAGTGTTAGTTTACCAGCCAATAGTGCCCAAGATCAAGAATACCAGGCAAAACTGTTACTTCGTGTAAGCAGTGCATCATATGACTCACTCTGGACTAATTATCTTCTACCAGAGATAAGC ATTAGTGTAGTAAATGAGAATGTAACAGATGATTATTGGATGTGGTATGGGTCCTGTTTTACTGGATCAGATCCGTGGTTTTCTACATTTGATTGGCA atggTATGGTTTCCATGATGAAGGTGAATTTACCCTTTATCGGCATAAGACAAAGCCCATTGAA ATAAATACCATACAAAGACGACGTGAAAGCCATCACACATGGACAGAGCATTGTGCAATAGCTATTCGTGCAGCGTCGGATGTTTTCATCATCTATGGTTGTGGAAATCCTCCAAAATGGGTCGTGCGCAGACTAGGATGCTCTATTGGTAATGAATATTTGGAGGTATACAGCAGTTGGGGATCGTATGag ATTGTACTTCCAACTGGAACTCGGGTTCATGTATGGATTTCTGGAAACAAAATGCTTAATGTTTATATTACCTTATCTCGAGCTGACCTTAACGAAACTGAAGGACTTTGTGGAACATGGAATGGAAATTATGACGATGAATTTATTGGACGTGATGGTAACAATTATCAAGAACCAACCAACTTTGCAAGAACATGGAG TGTTCCAGATACTGAGAGCCTGTTTATCAGTAAAACTCGAACAGAAAAGATGGTGCAGTCGTTCATGTATTGTTCATGTCTCGGCCAGACACTTGGAGAATTATCATCAGAAATGGATTGTTCTTGGAAAGAAAGCCAGCCGGTCTGTCCGCCATTagatatgaataaaaaatcttgttcGGTGAGATCGAAGCGTTCTACCGACGACGAAGGTGACGAAGAGTCATTTGATATACCTGCAGATGAAATAGCATACATTGAACGTCCAGAAGTT AGCATGGATTGGAAAAATGGTTGGAATGCATCTAGTGCAGAAGATGCatgtaataataattttaaacagTCTAGTATATTATTTGATGCCTGTTCATCACTGTCAAATGTCAATACTACTGCTGCTATTACAAATTGCATTCAGAACATTCAG CTTTCTGGAACAGACGAATACATGGACGTGTCGTTTGAAGTGTTAACAACAGAATGTGCGAATGAAATCAGAACAAATAATACCTTATGGAAGGATGATGACAAAAGCGTAGCTAAACTTATTGATGACAATGTCTGTCCTTTTGACTGCAAATATAAAGGAAAGAAACTTGGAGAGTGTGTAAAAA AAATCTGTAACTGTCATACGGGCTTTGCGGGTAAAGATTGTAGAGTAAACATGACTGCAAGTCCCGATGTAGTAAAACGAATCTCGGATGAATCGTTTTGTGATAAATCTATTAGCTCATGTGGACATATCTCGATTTATGGTGAAAACTTTTATGAATCAGCTAATCTACTTTGCCGTATTGAAACTGCAAAT AATGTGAATAATGAGTTAGTTTCCACTGGAACATCATTTACTACCACTGGTATACTGGAAGATGCCGGGGAAGTAAAATGTCCATTAACAACCGGATCTAGACGTCGCAAGAAAAGGTCAACAGCATCCTCAACCTTGACCTTCCAGCTTGTCTCTGTAACAAACGATGGCGTGACATACAGTGATTCTGTTGCAACTGCATCATATGATTCGGcgtgttatacatgtacaacaaatgGATCAAATGTCGTTTGTCAACTAAGG TCTGATATTTGTGTTGTTGATGGTAGCTGCTATAGTTCTACAAGTTCGCAATGCTCTACCGATTCAGATGCAACTACTGCAAGTTTGATTTGGTTGGTAGGGGTAGTGATTGGTCTAGTTATCATCTGTGTCATCATTTTCCTTGCATTCAAGTGGTACAAAAAATCAAA GTCAGTTGGTCCAAGTAATAGAAAAGGGGATGCCGAATTACAGGATGGAATAAAGTTTGATGCATATGAAATATACCCTTCACCAAATGTTCCACCTTCATATCATACAGTTGACAAACAAGCACTATACGACTATTGA